The Rhinolophus sinicus isolate RSC01 linkage group LG09, ASM3656204v1, whole genome shotgun sequence genome includes a window with the following:
- the CFAP53 gene encoding cilia- and flagella-associated protein 53: MYSQRFGIVQREVKGPTPKVVIVRAKPPQGHGTEKHLERIRRNYQKHHAVLDSIKSMERERLKVEWQQHNDRKFMDSLVKARVKDAMQGFIINTEERRNKLRELLASEENEYFTEMQLKEETVEEKKNRMKDKTRLLKEKKEEERKAFVAEKLDQQFRERCEELRGELFCIRQKQVSEERKTQIAFNEELKRERLVEEQMFSKLWEADRLAKEKREAEEARRQKELVENTRLGLNAQITDIQAQRRAAQQLKEEEARLVENDKVQVKLENEQENLKKQKTKQEIRTTLQKALQEKMEHAQQEYREEQDLNMKLVQRALQDLQEEDDKKKQKRVDMVREQKIYRQYLAQRREEEKAQEKELDRILEEEKEKKSAEKNKQLKLEKEARKQLVDEVMCTRKLQVQEKLQRKAKEQEQRAMEQEVINEGLKELNREEKENFARRSGLAQEYRKQLQMQMSYQQQAREAQKEEERRELEAGIAANKICQEKIQEILSTHQVLPRNIHPMRRACPNTLPP; the protein is encoded by the exons ATGTACAGCCAGCGGTTTGGCATCGTACAGCGGGAGGTTAAGGGTCCCACTCCCAAAGTGGTGATCGTG AGAGCCAAGCCTCCTCAAGGCCATGGGACTGAGAAACATCTGGAAAGAATCCGACGCAACTATCAGAAACATCATGCTGTTTTGGATTCCATTAAGTCAATGGAGCGGGAGCGCTTGAAAGTTGAGTGGCAACAGCACAATGACCGCAAGTTTATGGATAGTCTTGTGAAAGCAAGAGTCAAGGATGCCATGCAAGGGTTTATCATCAACACTGAAGAAAGACGCAATAA gCTACGTGAACTTTTGGCATCAGAAGAAAATGAGTATTTTACGGAAATGcaattgaaagaagaaacagttgaagagaaaaaaaatagaatgaaagataaaaccagattattaaaagagaagaaagaagaagaaagaaaggcttTTGTGGCTGAAAAGCTAGACCAGCAATTCAG GGAACGCTGTGAGGAGCTCCGTGGTGAATTGTTTTGTATCCGCCAGAAGCAGGTGTCCGAGGAGCGGAAAACACAGATTGCATTTAATGAGGAGCTGAAAAGGGAAAGACTAGTGGAAGAGCAGATGTTCTCAAAGCTTTGGGAGGCAGATCGATTAGCCAAGGAAAAGCGAGAAGCCGAAGAGGCGAGGAGACAGAAGGAGCTAGTGGAGAACACGCGCCTGGGGCTGAACGCCCAGATCACCGACATCCAGGCACAAAGGCGGGCAGCCCAGCAGCTGAAGGAAGAAGAGGCGCGCCTTGTG GAAAATGACAAAGTTCAGGTGAAACTTGAGAACGAGCAGGAgaatttaaagaaacagaagacaaaacAGGAAATTAGGACCACTTTGCAGAAAGCCCTCCAAGAGAAGATGGAACATGCTCAGCAGGAATACAGGGAAGAGCAGGACTTGAACATGAAGCTCGTGCAAAGGGCCCTGCAAGACTTACAGGAAGAGGAtgataaaaagaagcaaaagaga gtAGATATGGTAAGAGAACAGAAGATATATCGTCAATATTTGGCACAGCGGCGAGAGGAAGAAAAAGCTCAGGAGAAGGAGTTGGACAGAATAttagaggaagagaaggaaaagaagtcgGCTGAGAAAAACAAGCAGCTGAAACTTGAAAAGGAGGCAAGGAAACAACTTGTGGATGAGGTCATGTGCACAAGAAAACTTCAAGTTCAAGAAAAGT TGCAACGAAAAGCAAAAGAACAGGAACAACGTGCTATGGAGCAGGAAGTCATAAATGAAGGTCTGAAAGAGCTTAATCGTGAAGAGAAGGAGAATTTTGCAAG ACGCTCTGGGTTAGCCCAGGAGTACAGGAAGCAACTTCAGATGCAAATGTCTTACCAGCAGCAGGCCCGGGAAGCCCAGAAGGAAGAGGAACGCCGAGAGTTGGAAGCAGGGATAGCAGCAAACAAGATTTGCCAGGAAAAGATCCAGGAGATTCTGTCCACCCATCAAGTGCTGCCTCGAAACATCCATCCCATGAGGAGGGCATGCCCCAATACGCTGCCACCATAG